The genome window GTCCACCCTGGCTCTGAGCCTTGGCGTTGCCAGCGCCCAGACCACCACTACGACCACCACTGCGGCCCCTGCCCAGGTGACCCTGAGCGACGTGCCCGCTGGTCACTGGGCCAAGGACGCCGTTGACCGCATTGTTCAGTGTGGACTGATTCAAGGGTTCCCCGACGGCACATACCGTGGCAACGAAAACCTGACCCGTTATCAGGCCGCGCTGATTTTCTACCGCGCCCTGCAGGCCGGCGCCCTGGCCAACTGCGGCTTTACCGCCGGCGACATGACGGCCATCGGCAACGGCATGCAGGAAGTCAGCACCGAGCTGGCCGCCATTGCCACCCGCGTCACCGACCTGGAGCGCCTCAGCGCCGAGCAGCAGGCCCGCATTGACGCCCTGGAAGCCCGTATCGCTGACGTGAGCGCGCCCGGCGCAGCCTCGGCGGACGTGACGGCGCTGCAGGCCCGCATTGACGCGCTGGAAGCGGCCATTCGTAATATCCCCGCCGGTCCTGCTGGCCCCGCCGGCCCTGCGGGTCCCGCTGGTCCTGCCGGTCCTGCTGGTACGCAAGGCCCCGCCGGCACCAGCGCCAGCGGCACCGTGACCACGACCCCGCCCGTCACCACCCCGCCCACTGTCGTGATTGGCGACCCCGTTCCTACTACCCCCGAAGCCACGCGGGGCCTGTACGCCGGCGTTGCGGTGGGTGCCAA of Deinococcus betulae contains these proteins:
- a CDS encoding S-layer homology domain-containing protein is translated as MRKPLFLASTLALSLGVASAQTTTTTTTAAPAQVTLSDVPAGHWAKDAVDRIVQCGLIQGFPDGTYRGNENLTRYQAALIFYRALQAGALANCGFTAGDMTAIGNGMQEVSTELAAIATRVTDLERLSAEQQARIDALEARIADVSAPGAASADVTALQARIDALEAAIRNIPAGPAGPAGPAGPAGPAGPAGTQGPAGTSASGTVTTTPPVTTPPTVVIGDPVPTTPEATRGLYAGVAVGAKAAGTGSQCLSLGGNAATRTNVNYCLNGTAIVGSSNVIGAIGARAAVEYQPGYNGVSADVNATYDIGSGNLTPYVGAGLGLTSSQARTTGGVSTTTNATDVYANVLLGADYRVTDSISVFVEGNGRYYLSNKGGGTGLTSTASNGFTGGVKAGLKFYF